The following coding sequences lie in one Arachis stenosperma cultivar V10309 chromosome 5, arast.V10309.gnm1.PFL2, whole genome shotgun sequence genomic window:
- the LOC130981686 gene encoding membralin-like protein At1g60995 isoform X2: protein MKSLQHHAWHRLPTFQLIFVHVIESLVFVPFYDDQLLAFMVLILVWLCELFTLISVRTPISMKFFPHFFLLYFLVFHIYFFSYSYGFSYLALSTTAAFIQHLILYFWNRFEVRNDKGWKKLQSGKRPFLTG, encoded by the exons ATGAAATCA CTTCAACACCATGCTTGGCATCGCCTTCCAACATTTCAGTTGATCTTTGTACATGTAATTGAATCACTGGTTTTTGTTCCT TTTTATGATGACCAGCTGCTTGCCTTCATGGTCTTGATTCTTGTCTGGTTGTGCGAACTCTTTACTCTCATTAg TGTCCGAACGCCAATTTCAATGAAGTTCTTCCCTCATTTctttttattgtattttctGGTCTTTCACATATATTTCTTCTCTTATTCATATG GTTTTTCATATTTGGCTCTATCTACTACAGCAGCTTTTATTCAACATCTTATCTTATACTTTTGGAATCGTTTTGAGGTAAGAAATGATAAAGGTTGGAAAAAGCTACAATCTGGAAAGAGGCCTTTCCTTACCGGGTGA
- the LOC130982312 gene encoding UDP-glucuronate 4-epimerase 5-like codes for MSLLKTVAASHNNVDNNMLPSTPGKLKPEKYQPYNHYMIHRLRLSKLTLWSSIFLAFILFFFILSPPSPSPAANRRESWGGHHWEKRVTKSACRNSDSGFTVLVTGAAGFIGCHVSLSLKRRGDGVLGLDNFNRYYDQNLKRSRQKVLSRADVFVVEGDINDAALIRKLFDVVHFTHVMHLAAQAGVRYAMQNPHSYVHSNVAGFVNLLEASKDANPQPAIVWASSSSVYGLNSKVPFSEKDRTDQPASLYAATKKAGEAIAHSYNHIYGLSITGLRFFTVYGPWGRPDMAYFFFTKDILKGKQITVFEAADGGTVARDFTYIDDIVKGCLGALDTAKRSTGSGGKKKGPAQFRIYNLGNTSPVAVSELVRILEKLLKVKAKKKVMVMPRNGDVQFTHANISRAHRELGYMPTTDLETGLSNFVKWYLDFYSPSTKNPASSSSSSW; via the coding sequence ATGTCGCTGCTGAAGACGGTGGCGGCGTCACACAACAACGTCGACAATAACATGCTGCCATCAACACCGGGCAAGTTGAAACCAGAAAAGTACCAACCCTACAACCACTACATGATCCACCGTCTCAGGCTATCAAAACTCACCCTTTGGTCCTCCATCTTCCTCGCcttcatcctcttcttcttcatcctcTCCCCTCCATCTCCTTCCCCCGCCGCCAACCGCCGTGAATCATGGGGAGGCCACCACTGGGAGAAGCGCGTCACCAAGTCAGCCTGCAGGAACTCCGACTCCGGATTCACCGTCCTCGTCACCGGCGCTGCCGGCTTCATCGGCTGCCACGTGTCTCTTTCCCTCAAGCGGCGCGGCGACGGAGTCCTCGGCCTCGACAACTTCAACCGCTACTACGATCAGAACCTGAAACGCTCCCGCCAGAAGGTGCTCTCACGCGCCGACGTCTTCGTGGTGGAGGGCGACATCAACGACGCTGCGCTCATTCGCAAACTCTTCGACGTCGTCCACTTCACCCACGTCATGCACCTGGCCGCCCAGGCGGGCGTCCGCTACGCCATGCAGAACCCGCATTCCTACGTCCACAGCAACGTCGCGGGGTTTGTGAACCTTCTAGAAGCTTCGAAAGATGCGAACCCGCAACCAGCGATCGTGTGGGCCTCATCGAGTTCCGTGTACGGACTCAATTCTAAGGTACCGTTTTCGGAGAAGGACAGAACTGATCAACCAGCGAGTCTTTACGCCGCTACGAAGAAAGCAGGTGAAGCCATTGCGCATAGCTATAACCACATCTATGGGCTTTCCATCACTGGGTTGCGTTTCTTCACTGTTTATGGTCCTTGGGGTAGGCCTGACATGGCGTATTTCTTCTTCACGAAGGATATTCTGAAGGGGAAGCAGATCACTGTGTTTGAGGCGGCAGATGGTGGAACAGTTGCGAGGGATTTTACATACATCGATGACATCGTGAAGGGGTGTTTAGGGGCTTTGGACACGGCGAAGAGGAGCACTGGCAGCGGGGGGAAGAAGAAGGGGCCTGCGCAGTTCAGGATATATAACCTGGGGAACACTTCGCCGGTGGCGGTGAGCGAGCTTGTGAGGATATTGGAGAAGCTTCTGAAGGTGAAGGCGAAGAAGAAGGTGATGGTTATGCCGAGGAATGGGGACGTTCAGTTCACGCATGCCAATATTAGCAGAGCGCATAGGGAGCTTGGTTACATGCCCACCACAGATTTGGAGACAGGTCTCAGCAACTTTGTGAAATGGTATCTTGATTTTTACTCTCCCTCTACGAAGAAccctgcttcttcttcttcttcttcttggtgA
- the LOC130982045 gene encoding probable calcium-binding protein CML13 gives MGKDLSDEQVASMKEAFTLFDTSGSGRIAPSELGILMRSLGGNPTQAQLKAIIAEENLTAPFDFPRFLDLMAKHMKAEPFDRQLRDAFKVLDKDNTGYVSVSELRHILTSIGEKLEPSEFDEWIREVDVGPDGKIRYEDFIARMVAK, from the coding sequence atgggTAAGGATCTGAGCGACGAGCAGGTAGCTTCGATGAAGGAAGCTTTCACTCTCTTCGATACGAGCGGCAGCGGGCGGATCGCTCCGTCGGAGCTTGGGATCCTTATGAGGTCACTGGGCGGCAACCCCACCCAGGCACAACTCAAAGCCATCATCGCCGAAGAGAACCTCACCGCACCCTTCGATTTTCCTCGATTTCTAGATCTGATGGCCAAGCACATGAAGGCTGAGCCCTTTGATCGCCAGCTCCGCGACGCCTTCAAGGTCCTCGACAAGGACAACACCGGCTACGTCTCCGTCTCTGAGCTCCGCCACATCCTCACCAGTATTGGCGAGAAGCTCGAGCCCTCTGAGTTTGACGAGTGGATCAGGGAGGTTGATGTTGGCCCCGATGGTAAGATCCGTTACGAGGATTTCATCGCCAGAATGGTTGCTAAGTAA
- the LOC130981686 gene encoding membralin-like protein At1g60995 isoform X1: MSLVVHGVVHIGRDSLLTSSSLWLFAVQLQHHAWHRLPTFQLIFVHVIESLVFVPFYDDQLLAFMVLILVWLCELFTLISVRTPISMKFFPHFFLLYFLVFHIYFFSYSYGFSYLALSTTAAFIQHLILYFWNRFEVRNDKGWKKLQSGKRPFLTG, encoded by the exons ATGTCATTAGTAGTTCATGGTGTTGTGCACATTGGAAGAGACTCCCTTTTGACATCTTCTAGTCTTTGGCTCTTTGCTGTGCAGCTTCAACACCATGCTTGGCATCGCCTTCCAACATTTCAGTTGATCTTTGTACATGTAATTGAATCACTGGTTTTTGTTCCT TTTTATGATGACCAGCTGCTTGCCTTCATGGTCTTGATTCTTGTCTGGTTGTGCGAACTCTTTACTCTCATTAg TGTCCGAACGCCAATTTCAATGAAGTTCTTCCCTCATTTctttttattgtattttctGGTCTTTCACATATATTTCTTCTCTTATTCATATG GTTTTTCATATTTGGCTCTATCTACTACAGCAGCTTTTATTCAACATCTTATCTTATACTTTTGGAATCGTTTTGAGGTAAGAAATGATAAAGGTTGGAAAAAGCTACAATCTGGAAAGAGGCCTTTCCTTACCGGGTGA
- the LOC130981685 gene encoding putative transferase At4g12130, mitochondrial: protein MNRVAFTKSIYGRFRSIHHTAFKQFSDHRETQQLLDAGPVASLLKSRGVIRFRGPDTLKFLQGLLSNDVRSFGEPLGEKTANVPTPNVPVATVPPLYAALLTPQGRFLYDFFLYKPPKPDTKLDDTGTAPGSDPHDPFDLFADVDASALAELLHTLKKYRLRSKVEIDDVTEQFSCWQRYGAGVPVKSSNKEEPEAASLGWGAGVDNAGVSSSRANNVGWQWFKDPRLVCLGFRGIFPSNTIPPLVEVGKETDEQNYLLWRIEQGVAEGSSEIPKGEAVPLEYNLAGLNAISFDKGCYVGQELIARTHHRGVIRKRVVPLKFIDDDGKEVENKVIPGSEVMNIASGKRAGTVTTAMGCRGLGLLRLDDAFKGSNTLSIQGQEDVKVVASKPDWWPSEWLQDQQQTAYA from the exons ATGAATCGCGTTGCATTCACCAAATCAATTTATGGGCGCTTCAGAAGCATCCACCACACCGCCTTTAAACAATTCTCCGACCACCGCGAAACCCAGCAGCTATTGGATGCTGGTCCCGTGGCGTCTCTCTTGAAATCGCGGGGTGTTATCCGGTTCCGAGGTCCTGACACACTCAAGTTCCTTCAGGGTTTGTTGAGCAACGATGTACGCAGCTTCGGTGAACCCCTGGGTGAGAAAACCGCGAATGTGCCAACGCCCAATGTTCCTGTGGCCACTGTGCCTCCTCTATACGCCGCACTTTTGACCCCTCAGGGAAGATTCCTTTATGACTTTTTCCTCTATAAGCCCCCCAAGCCTGATACCAAGCTTGATGATACCGGCACTGCCCCTGGCTCCGACCCTCATGATCCCTTTGATTTGTTCGCCGATGTTGATGCTTCTGCTTTGGCTGAATTGCTTCACACCTTAAAGAA ATACCGGTTGAGGTCAAAGGTTGAGATTGATGATGTCACAGAGCAATTCTCGTGCTGGCAGCGTTACGGTGCTGGTGTTCCTGTTAAGTCCTCCAACAAAGAAGAaccagaagctgcctctcttgGCTGGGGTGCTGGTGTGGACAATGCTGGAGTGTCATCTTCACGTGCAAATAATGTTGGATGGCAGTGGTTTAAGGATCCTAGATTGGTCTGTCTGGGTTTCAGAGGGATCTTCCCATCGAATACAATTC CACCTCTTGTTGAGGTTGGTAAAGAAACAGATGAACAGAATTACCTTTTGTGGAGAATAGAGCAAGGGGTAGCAGAAGGATCGAGCGAGATCCCGAAAG GTGAGGCAGTACCACTAGAGTACAATCTTGCAGGCCTTAATGCTATTAGCTTTGACAAAGGTTGCTATGTCGGCCAGGAACTCATAGCTCGAACACACCACAGAGGGGTGATAAGGAAGCGTGTAGTTCCTCTAAAGTTTATCgatgatgatgggaaag AAGTAGAAAACAAGGTGATTCCTGGGTCAGAAGTGATGAACATTGCATCTGGCAAAAGGGCTGGTACAGTAACTACCGCCATGGGATGTCGCGGGTTGGGGCTCTTGCGGCTAGATGATGCCTTTAAAGGGTCCAATACATTATCCATACAAGGACAAGAGGATGTGAAGGTTGTCGCTAGTAAACCCGATTGGTGGCCTTCTGAATGGCTTCAAGATCAGCAACAAACTGCTTATGCGTAA
- the LOC130979391 gene encoding leucine-rich repeat receptor-like serine/threonine-protein kinase At1g17230: MNSLGFLLLLLVLVAFSIVQLVHGNAELRALMDLKSSLDPEGKILSSWSSDGDPCSGLFQGVACNEHRKVANISLQGKGLSGWLSPSVAELKCLSGLYLHYNNLSGEIPPQISNLTELVDLYLDVNSLSGTIPTEIGNMASLQVVQLGDNQLVGSIPKQMGSLKQLSTLALQYNKLSGEIPLSLGNLEKLSRLNLSFNNFTGMIPATLAHLEQLKVLDIQNNSLSGFVPSGLKRLGDGFQGANNRGLCGVGFSTLRACNKDQDMKVNHIDDSDQDLPKNDDTENALPEPANVKLNCNQTHCSKSRRFPQAVITAGLVTITLTFFSVGFLTFVKYRRQKQRIRNTSDSSEGKLSPCQPKDFIRKSPSPLVNLEYHNGWDPLSNQNLNQVRFNVDEVESATLYFSEANLLSKSKFSAVYKGVLRDGSLVAIRSINSTCCKTEEAEFVKGLTLVTSLRHENLVSLRGFCCSRSRGECFLIYDFATKGNLSQYLDMEDGNGHVLEWSKRVSIIKGIAKGIGYLHGDEASKPSLVHQNISVENVLLDQQFNPLIMDAGLPKLLADDVVFSALKVSAAMGYLAPEYVTTGRFTEKSDIYAFGVIVLQVLSGKKTVGGSIRLAVESLRFDDFVDRNLRGRYSKHEATMLSRLATLCTHELPDQRPTMVDVIQELNVFPANS, from the exons ATGAATTCCCTTGGTTTCCTTCTTTTATTGCTTGTTCTGGTTGCATTTTCCATTGTGCAGCTGGTTCATGGAAATGCAGAACTGAGAGCTCTTATGGACTTGAAATCCTCACTAGACCCGGAGGGAAAGATCCTtagctcttggagcagtgatggTGATCCATGCAGTGGCTTGTTCCAAGGTGTTGCGTGCAATGAGCACCGCAAAGTGGCCAACATTTCCTTGCAGGGAAAGGGACTTTCAGGGTGGTTATCTCCTTCTGTGGCTGAACTTAAATGCTTGTCAGGTTTATACCTTCATTACAACAACCTTTCTGGTGAGATACCCCCACAGATTTCAAATCTTACTGaacttgttgatctctatctcGACGTGAATAGTCTCTCCGGAACCATACCTACTGAGATCGGCAACATGGCTAGTCTCCAAG TGGTGCAGTTAGGAGACAACCAATTAGTGGGAAGTATACCTAAACAGATGGGCTCCTTGAAGCAGCTTAGTACTCTTGCATTGCAATATAACAAATTAAGTGGCGAAATTCCACTAAGCTTGGGAAACTTGGAAAAGCTAAGCAGGCTGAATTTGAGCTTTAACAACTTCACTGGTATGATTCCTGCAACATTAGCTCATCTTGAACAACTCAAGGTTCTAGACATTCAAAACAATTCTCTATCAGGGTTTGTTCCTTCAG GATTGAAGAGACTGGGGGATGGATTCCAAGGTGCAAACAACCGAGGTCTATGTGGAGTTGGGTTTTCTACTCTGAGAGCTTGCAACAAAGATCAAGACATGAAAGTTAACCATATTGATGACTCAGACCAAGATCTACCCAAAAATGATGATACTGAAAACGCTCTTCCAGAGCCTGCAAATGTGAAATtgaattgtaaccagactcattgCTCAAAATCAAGGAGGTTTCCTCAGGCTGTGATCACAGCAGGTCTTGTGACAATCACACTCACATTCTTCAGCGTTGGATTTCTTACTTTTGTCAAATACCGACGGCAAAAGCAGAGGATTAGGAATACATCAGACTCATCTGAAGGGAAACTTAGTCCTTGCCAGCCTAAAGACTTCATCAGGAAAAGTCCATCTCCACTTGTTAACCTTGAGTACCACAATGGGTGGGATCCATTGTCTAACCAAAATCTAAACCAGGTTAGATTTAATGTGGATGAGGTAGAGTCGGCAACGCTGTACTTTTCGGAAGCCAATTTATTGAGTAAGAGCAAATTCTCAGCAGTTTATAAGGGAGTACTCAGAGATGGTTCTCTTGTGGCCATTAGAAGCATTAACTCGACATGCTGCAAAACTGAGGAAGCTGAGTTTGTGAAGGGGCTGACCCTAGTAACCTCACTGAGACATGAAAATCTTGTTAGCCTCAGAGGTTTCTGCTGTTCAAGAAGTAGAGGTGAATGTTTCCTGATCTATGACTTTGCCACCAAGGGAAACCTGTCTCAATATCTTGATATGGAAGATGGAAATGGACATGTGCTTGAATGGTCCAAGAGGGTCTCCATCATCAAGGGAATTGCAAAGG GTATTGGATATTTGCACGGTGATGAAGCAAGCAAGCCTTCACTAGTACATCAGAATATTTCAGTTGAAAATGTTCTCCTTGACCAGCAGTTCAATCCGTTGATCATGGATGCTGGGCTCCCCAAGCTTCTTGCAGATGACGTTGTTTTCTCAGCTCTGAAAGTAAGTGCCGCCATGGGGTACCTGGCCCCTGAATACGTTACTACAGGACGCTTCACTGAGAAGAGTGACATCTATGCATTTGGTGTCATTGTTCTTCAAGTTCTGTCTGGGAAGAAAACTGTAGGTGGTTCGATACGGTTGGCAGTTGAGTCTCTAAGATTTGATGATTTTGTTGACAGAAATCTGAGGGGAAGATACTCCAAACATGAGGCAACAATGCTTTCAAGGCTAGCAACTCTCTGCACCCATGAGCTTCCTGACCAAAGGCCAACCATGGTGGATGTGATTCAAGAGCTGAATGTGTTTCCTGCTAATTCATGA